The DNA segment CAATAGAAATGCTTTCATTATTGGCGATGCGGCAGGGTTGGCAACGCGTGATATGGGGGAAGGAATCGGACCGGCGGTGAAAAGCGGAATTTTGGCGGCGGAGTCCATTAGTTCAGGCAAGCCTTTCGATATTAACTCAATCTCTGCTTTCAGCCTGCACCACCCTCTTTTTCTTCCAATTTTGAAGTTACTAATGCGATACTAGCTCCATTACGTAAAATCTATCTCTTTTTAGTTTTTGATTTGCGAAGTTGTGCCGGTTTCGATTTTTTTTGTTTTGGGCGTTTTACATTAATTTTCTTTTTTGTTTTAGGCAATTCCCGCAATGCCGCGCGCATCGGCGTTCCGTCGCCGTGTTTGATCTTCAATGGCAGGCAAAGCAATTCATACTCGCCAGGTTTGATGGCCGACAAATTCAGGCCTTCCAAAACTACCACATTATGTCCAAGAAGATTTTTATGTACCGGATGTTCAAATTCTGCGTGAAAACTTTCGACGGATAAGTAATCAACCCCTACCAGTTCTATTTTTTTCTCGACCAAATATTGTGCTCCTGTAATGCCAACCGCAACAAAATCTTCGTCAAAGACCATGTTATTATTTTTCCAGTGCGTCGAATTTCTTGTTTTGAATAAAATGCGTTTATGGCGTTTGAAATTAAGCTTTTCCATATCTTCACGCTCAATATTCACTTTCGGATCAACCTCCACGACCAAACAGGGTCCGATAAATCGTTCGAGAGAAACCTCATCGATTCCTTTTCCATCATCTAAGAAATGAAACGGAGCATCGCAATGTGTTCCGGTATGCGCGCCGATCTGCCATCGGGAAACGTTGCACGGATCGCCCTTTTTTATTTGAATAGGAAGCTGAATATCCACTTTCGGATCGCCCGGCCAGGTCACAATATCATTGGAAATAGTGATGGAAATGTCATGGATTTTCATAGAACGGTCCTTCCGAATTTATTTTAATTTCCACGTTGTCCCGTCCGGTGAATCTTCTATCGCAATCCCGATCTCATTTAATCCGTCCCGAATCTTGTCTGAAAGTTCCCACTCTTTTCGCTTCCTCAGATCCACTCGTATATCCAAAAGCAAGTCGACAATTTTTTCATATTTCTTGGAGACATTCTCCGGTTTGGACAAATTTAGAAATCCTAAGAATTCATTCCACTCCAATATCAAGTCGCGCGTGCGTTTGAGAACATATAATGAAAAATCATTGAGCAGTTTGGGCGAAGTGATCTTGCTAAGGCCGTTAAATATCTCAAATATTTTACCCATCGCGGCGGCAGTATTAAAATCATCGTCCATGGCCTCATGAAATTCCTTCTCCAGGCGGTCAAGGTCTTTTGAAAACTGTTCGACGTCGGGATTGATTGCAACGGTTCCTACAGAACCTCCCAGCGTTTCCTTAAGATCCAAAGCCTGCTGGACCTTATTGAATATCATTTCCAGCCGCTTATGCGCGTTCTCCGCGTCACGAAGATTGTCTTCGCTATAACTCAGAGGGCTGGCGTAATGCTTCTGCAGAAAAAATATGCGCACGGCTTCGGGGCGGAATTTTTTTAATACATCGCGCGCCAGCCAGAAATTGCCGAGTGACTTCGACATTTTTTCATTATCAATATTCAGAAATCCGCAGTGAATCCAATATTTGGAAAATAATTTTCCAGTGGCGGCTTCACTTTGTGCAATTTCATTCTCATGATGTGGAAAGACGAGGTCTGATCCGCCGCAATGAATATCAATTTGATCGGCCAGATGATTCATACACATGGCGGAACATTCGATATGCCATCCCGGACGGCCATTGCCCCAAAGACTTTCCCACGAAGGCTCGCCCGACTTAGCCGCTTTCCACAATACAAAATCCAGCGGGCTTCTTTTTTTCTCGTTAACTTCCACGCGGGCGCCGGACATTAGGTCGTCGATATTTTTTCCGGACAGTTTTCCATATCCCGCAAATTTGCCTACATCGTAGTAGACGCTGCCTTCCGATTCATACGCATATCCTTTGAGAATGAGCGTTTGGACCAAATTGATGATTTCATCCAGATGCTCCGTTACGCGCGGAACCGCATCGGGCATACGCATGCCTAATTTGGCAATATCCTCAAAAAATCCTTCCGTATATAATTGCGTCACGTCTGAAAAATCCAACTCTTTGCTTTTAGCTTCGTTTATGATCTTGTCGTCTATGTCCGTGATGTTCATAACAAATTTTACTTTATATCCGGAATATTCAAGATAACGGCGAATGATGTCCGCCATCACGAACGTGCGCGCATTTCCAATGTGTATATAATTGTATACGGTCGGTCCGCAGGAATACATCAGCACTTCCTGCTCCTTTATCGGAACAAATGGTTCCTTCTGTTTCGTCAACGAATTGTAGATTTTCAGGCTCATGTCAACAACTGATTCCTTTTCTTCCGTGTGAGTCATTTAAATAAATACGAAAATATATTGTCACTGGTTATGCTTTGGAATTTGAATAACAAATTTCGCTTCGTTATTCGGGAACAGATTGAGCTCAGCCTGATAGAGGCTTAACAAACGGGAAGCGTTTGCAATTTCAATATCGTAATAACTAAACAGCGCTTCATCCGGAAGATTACTGTACATGGTATCGGTATGAATCGACAAGTGATAAGCGAGATCCGTAGATGCAGACATAATACGATTATCTGATAATTCAACATAAATAAAATTCTGATCGTGATAGGTTTTAATGCGTAATATTTTTTCTGCCAATGAACCGGTAGCTTTCATCGAATCAATGATCAAATTATATATGGCCTGGCTAAAATCACGATAAATGCCGGGTACCGAAGGGATCGTTCGGTCCAAATCAATTTCTTTTTTAATTTTGTGTTTAAAATATAAACTGGAATCAAGAAAGGATATTTCGTTCTCGACCAGTTTGTTAATATCTATCTCCGATTGGTAGGGATTCATTTCATTGGACACTTTGTCTGAAAAACCTTTGATAAGTGAGGAGGCTTTATCGACCTGCGTTACGATTTCACCGATACCTTTATCCAGTTTTGCATGAAACTGCACTATATCCTCTTTGGCTTTTTCATTGGAGATAGCTTCAACTAAATTAGCGCTTTTCTTGATATGATGCTGGAGAAGTTCCGCGCGGCCGCGTATGGTACCTAGCGGAGTATTGAGATTATGCGCTACGCCTTGCAGTATCAGTGACATTGGAACTACGCGAAAAAAATTAATTACTTCCAAAAGTTTCTCTTCGTCAATTGAACGGGCGGCGGTTTCAGCCAGCGTCTCCTGTTGTGCAATCTGGCTTTCCAGCTTACTGCTGATGTCTCTAAATATTCCGTGAATACCTTTTATGTGCCCTTTTTTGTCATGGATCGGTGAAGCGGTAAATTCAATAAGCGTCGTTTCGCCGTTCTTCTTTTTCCAGTCAAATATTGTTTTATCGGCTTTACCTTTGTGTCCCAATATGGACAACAGCGCGTCATGATCGCCTGGATTTGCGTAAAGCTCACTTACGCTCAAACCAAGAAAATCTTT comes from the bacterium genome and includes:
- a CDS encoding cyclase family protein, with product MKIHDISITISNDIVTWPGDPKVDIQLPIQIKKGDPCNVSRWQIGAHTGTHCDAPFHFLDDGKGIDEVSLERFIGPCLVVEVDPKVNIEREDMEKLNFKRHKRILFKTRNSTHWKNNNMVFDEDFVAVGITGAQYLVEKKIELVGVDYLSVESFHAEFEHPVHKNLLGHNVVVLEGLNLSAIKPGEYELLCLPLKIKHGDGTPMRAALRELPKTKKKINVKRPKQKKSKPAQLRKSKTKKR
- a CDS encoding cysteine--tRNA ligase, with protein sequence MSLKIYNSLTKQKEPFVPIKEQEVLMYSCGPTVYNYIHIGNARTFVMADIIRRYLEYSGYKVKFVMNITDIDDKIINEAKSKELDFSDVTQLYTEGFFEDIAKLGMRMPDAVPRVTEHLDEIINLVQTLILKGYAYESEGSVYYDVGKFAGYGKLSGKNIDDLMSGARVEVNEKKRSPLDFVLWKAAKSGEPSWESLWGNGRPGWHIECSAMCMNHLADQIDIHCGGSDLVFPHHENEIAQSEAATGKLFSKYWIHCGFLNIDNEKMSKSLGNFWLARDVLKKFRPEAVRIFFLQKHYASPLSYSEDNLRDAENAHKRLEMIFNKVQQALDLKETLGGSVGTVAINPDVEQFSKDLDRLEKEFHEAMDDDFNTAAAMGKIFEIFNGLSKITSPKLLNDFSLYVLKRTRDLILEWNEFLGFLNLSKPENVSKKYEKIVDLLLDIRVDLRKRKEWELSDKIRDGLNEIGIAIEDSPDGTTWKLK
- a CDS encoding PAS domain-containing protein; the protein is MIVSEIEIQNRYEELLNSLPDGIFIIDSHGRIELANKAAAAILGYTDKKDFLGLSVSELYANPGDHDALLSILGHKGKADKTIFDWKKKNGETTLIEFTASPIHDKKGHIKGIHGIFRDISSKLESQIAQQETLAETAARSIDEEKLLEVINFFRVVPMSLILQGVAHNLNTPLGTIRGRAELLQHHIKKSANLVEAISNEKAKEDIVQFHAKLDKGIGEIVTQVDKASSLIKGFSDKVSNEMNPYQSEIDINKLVENEISFLDSSLYFKHKIKKEIDLDRTIPSVPGIYRDFSQAIYNLIIDSMKATGSLAEKILRIKTYHDQNFIYVELSDNRIMSASTDLAYHLSIHTDTMYSNLPDEALFSYYDIEIANASRLLSLYQAELNLFPNNEAKFVIQIPKHNQ